CCAGTCGTACAGAAGAACGGGGATCTGGTGTTGCAACAAAAGTCCATAACACTTGGTCGTCTTCATCTACCAAACAAGAAAGTATTAGACTATATCAAGGATAATTATCCAATGCCAGAATGGATTATCGTAAATCCTGATGAAGAAAATCTATATGTAGCGGTTACCCAAATTGAGCCAGGTTATGAACTAGGCCTCCGGGCATCAACGTTTAATTTAAAGAAAGACCAGCTCGCTTTTGAACTAACCGTTCCACATGAAACATTTGGATTTAAACAAAGCTCCTGGCTTAAGAAACTAATTAAGTAACAAGGCACCTTACCGTGATGCCTTTCTAAAAGAGAAACAAGCGCTTAGAGGACAAATCCTCTAAGCGCTTGTTTTCTTTTACGATCCTGTATTGGCTGATTGGTCTGAGCTTGATGAAACGGATTGACCTTTCTTCAACGCTTGATAATCTTCCGTTAAAGCCTTATAGAATGAATAGGCCATCATTAGCATAATCATTGAGAACGGGAAGGCTGCTGAGATTAAGGCGTTTTGAAGTCCTTGTAACCCGCCCGTATAAAGTAAAATCGCTGCCGTAGCTGATTGAGCAATACCCCAGCTAAATTTAACTGTTTTAGGAGGATTTAAAGAACCATTTGTACTTTGCATTCCGAGTACGAATGTAGCGGAATCGGCTGAAGTGACAAAGAACGTTCCAATTAGGCAAAGAGCAATAATGGACGTAATCGTTCCTAATGGGTATTCCATTAACGTTCCAAACAAGGCTTGTTCTCTGGCTAATCCAGCAATATCCGCTGTCCCTGCCTGCTCGACGTTAATAGCTGACATGCCAAATGTTGCGAACCACAGAAAACTTACAAGAGAAGGAACCACTAGTACTCCGATTAAGAATTCTCGAATCGTACGGCCTTTTGAAACACGTGCAATAAAGATCCCAACAAATGGAGACCATGCAATCCACCAAGCCCAATAGAAGATCGTCCAGTTTTGAATCCACGTTTGTTCCCCATCATTCTGCGGAGAAAGTCTGAAGCTCATATTTCCAATGTCTCTGATATAAGACCCAATTGTGTCTGTAAATACATTCATAATGTTTAACGTAGGTCCCACGACTAATACGAAACCAAATAATAACAGAGCAAGGATTAGGTTCGTATTACTTAAATATTTAATTCCTTTACTTAAACCTGTATAGGCTGAAATCATAAATAGAACGGTTACAACACCGATGATCACGAGCTGCACCCAGAATTCGTCTGGTGTATCTAATAGGAAGTTGAGCCCTCCATTAATTTGAGCAGCACCAAAACCAAGTGTTGTTGCCACCCCTACGACCGTTGCAAATATAGCAAT
The nucleotide sequence above comes from Pontibacillus chungwhensis. Encoded proteins:
- a CDS encoding glycine betaine uptake BCCT transporter; amino-acid sequence: MSKSLAKKVSPVFWITIAIVAASVTWGVAVPDNLKSVTQSIRNYLAVHFGWYYLIVVAIFVLFCIFMIISPYGKMKLGKPDDEPEYSMPTWFAMLFSAGMGIGLVFWGVAEPVSHYVKNAPTAETGTPEALNESLKFVYFHWGIHAWAIYAIVAMTLAYFKFRRGAPGLVSATLTPILGEKTKGPIGKTIDVIAIFATVVGVATTLGFGAAQINGGLNFLLDTPDEFWVQLVIIGVVTVLFMISAYTGLSKGIKYLSNTNLILALLLFGFVLVVGPTLNIMNVFTDTIGSYIRDIGNMSFRLSPQNDGEQTWIQNWTIFYWAWWIAWSPFVGIFIARVSKGRTIREFLIGVLVVPSLVSFLWFATFGMSAINVEQAGTADIAGLAREQALFGTLMEYPLGTITSIIALCLIGTFFVTSADSATFVLGMQSTNGSLNPPKTVKFSWGIAQSATAAILLYTGGLQGLQNALISAAFPFSMIMLMMAYSFYKALTEDYQALKKGQSVSSSSDQSANTGS